The genomic window CACAATATTTAGAAATTGAACTAAATTCATAATACTCTTCCAgacaaaatccttttttttaattctccctTTTCACTGTATACATTTAACTGTATAATTTCAGAAATCGAGTCATTTTGTTGTTGTCATGATTCCAACAAATAggaatcaggttttttttaaaaacaaacacacacaaatttacAGATCCATTTAGATCATCCAAAAATCTACCAATAGTTCTTGATCTATTTGTCATCTGGTTCTCCAGTTGACACCTGAAAGAAAAAGCATGTCTTCTGGCACATTCCTTATGCCCACTGAATCCTGTTTTCCTTAAATGTCTATGATgctcttaattttaaaaatatgaacaggAAGCTGGGATACTTTCAACCAATATGCTATCCTTGGCTTGTATTTTCACAATGTCTCTAGGCCCCCTATAAAAACTAGAAGCactcttagaaaataaaaagatgatTGGCTACAGTCTAATCCTTTGCCTTCTACTATATGGACATTGTAAGGATGGATGCAGCCACAATTGCATCTATTTTGTGAAAGTGTCTGTAACAGTTTCAAAATTCCAGATGACCCTGTGTTTTCCGGTCTACTGTAACTGAAGCTGCATAATTATCTGAGAATGATTCTACTGAACTCAGCCGAACTTATTGTTGTAAAGCCAGGTATATTTTATAGTAGAAATTCCACCACtcataataaaatttatttccaCATATAAGATTATCatcagtccatccatccatccatcccccagACATCTAATTTGTCATCCTTTTCTCcagattttaatttttatccagCATGCTTATGGGAAGATGGAATGACTGCAGTGTAGATTATATATAGCTGAAATAACCATGTttcccattttcctttcctttcacataTTCTGTCGCTTTGCTTATTCAGTTTTGAATGCTTATCCCCACAATTGTTGCAAAAGAGATTCAACAATAATGGATGTAATCTAAGTGTAACTAATTCTGGATCCAACCCAACTTCTCTTTCTTGACTTACTGCCAATGCAATGAAATTTAAGTTAGCCATTTactaaacattatttatttagttgtaaATCTTACTTACTTCTTACCATGGGTTTGAATGGAAGTATTGTTATTTTCAGATGCTGAGTTGAATAATCTAGGAGTTTGTTTCtagaaaaaacaaagagaataAAGGACCAGTTAACCAGTTGCATAATTATAGGGAAGAGGTGAAAGGTTAGGGAAACATACCACACCAGAGCCCCTGCTGACTCTGATTAACCAATGTGTTTTTCCTTTCTCAGAGTCTATTTACTTACTGTGAAATTTCTGATATAAGTACTTTCATCTATATCCTTAATTATTTCATCAATGTCCTCTTCTTCACTGGCTCCTTTTGTCAATATTTTCGTAAATCTAAAtaagaaaatggaagagaagcattacttggttttaaaaaaagtagtCATACCAAAtgttcccctcaaaaaaaaaacccccactctCTTCACAGTACTTTTATTTAAGAGTTAACCATAATTCAACAAAAAAAGGCTGCAAGCTTTGAGATTTTCCAGAAGTCCTCAATAGTTTAGGTaggataaaaattaaagaaatgtggaaaaagaaaatgtCAACAATTTGAAGGTTGTGAACACCTGTACTTTAGAATCATACTgtataccagtgtttttcaaccactgtgccgcgggacactagtgtgccgtgacatagtgtaaggtgtgccgtgggagaattactttatatatagtcaatataggcacagagttaaatttttttaacattttctaatggtggtgtgcctcgtgatttttttcatgaaaaaagtgtgcctttgcacaaaaaaggttgaaaaacactgctgtatacTGTATGAGTTGAAAATAGAGTATACTCAGTAAAATAAAGTTTACTCATATAGTATACACCAGGGGTCCCTAAACTTGGCAACTCtgagacttgtgaacttcaactcccagaattctccagccagctggctggagacttctgggagttaaagtccacaagtcgtaaagttgccaagtttgaagacttctggtATACACCTAGGCACATATAATACACAGTTacctggatgactcagaatctccatagacacttataAGTGAAACTTACAAGGTTTAGAATAAATATGCATTAAATAGGGAAGTCCTTCTTCTATTGGCCGGGCCTCCGATGTGTCGAGAGATGATTATAGGTCAACCCACCTGGAGGGTGCCAGGTTGGGGACGGCGTCGCTGAGGCACCGGAAGAGTCGTTCCAGTCCCTTTGTAACCTTGTCTTTTCCTCTTAGCCTCAGTCACCGAGGAGGTGGGGACtcgggagagaggggggaaggctgGAGCATGCGCACTGCTCACCTGGCCCTCTCTCCCGCCGCGGCTGCTTCTGCTTCCGCCTCGTCTTCCTTCTCGAGGAAGCGGTCCCTTTTCCGACTCTGGCTGGCTCGGAGCCGCTCCGAGCAGTCCCGCCTCGAAAGACGACAAAATTTGTTCTCTACCTCGTCCAGCAACGCATCCAGGTCGTCCGCCATCTTAAAGCTAGTCTCCGCGAGTCGCGCGCTGTTCCCGTCGCCACGGTAACCAATAGTAGGCGGGGCGGAAAGCCGCGCGCATGTGGCCACGCCCTCCCCAGACCCTGGCCTTTTCCGAAAACGGATTAATAAAGTGAAACATAAAGAAAAACTGAATTTTCATTGTGTGCCGAAAATGTGTCTctactgcttcccccccccctgtaaaaataaaataaatgttcgcCCGTAGTCGGCAGGATTCGAACCTGCGCGGGGAGACCCCAATGGATTTCTAGTCCATCGCCTTAACCACTCGGCCACGACTACAGAACGTAAAGATATTTTTTCCCGGCACAACTGAGCTCGTCCTGCGTTGCGGCTCCATTGCAATGACGTCATATTTAACAGGCCGCGGGACAGCGGTGCGATTGTTTTTTAGCAGTCGCGGAAAGGAGGAACGTTTATTTTTTccataaatagcaattataaactACTATTAACATCTTACTGTTCACTTTGAATTGCTTTTGTGTGTGGTTGTTTCCAACTTTTCGTGCTTTGAGACTCTGATTACTTGCTCTCGTTTCCGCGGCGTTTGATTTTAAAAGAAGGCTAAAATCCCTTATGCAGATTGTATAGTTGcactttctttcattttataattattcattttgttttgggAGAGAAGCGCAGCTGAAATCAAGTGGTCTTAAGATTCATTGATCTTAGTGGGGCATTTTCAAAAAGTACTTAAATTAACTCCTGCCAGTTTAATATCATTCTCAAGGTCTATTTCTACCCCTCTGCTATGGGATGTTTATGCAGAATTTGTACTAAGGGATCTAGTTAGTACAACTAATAAATGAATTATGAATGCCTTTAAAGGCAATATTTATTACGCTTTGCAGTCATAATTTTAGTAGATGaggttttatttttctctttggttGTCTCACCTTTTTTTTGCAAGTTCCAAGAGATCGTCAAATTTCATATAACCTCTTTATTTATTGTATTCAAATTGGAGTTGCAGGCAACAGTGCCACTCACCGGCCAGAATTTTTTTCATGCTCTAAGATTATTTAATCATGTCAGTTTTAACTGATTAGTCCATCGTATATAATTTGCAGGAGATCAACAACATCAGGAAGATCTGTATTTTTCTCTAAATAGTATGTATGTAATTTAATGTAAATGCTattcctgtatttatttttttgggcCTGTTTCATCAAAATTGATGCTGCCAAGTAGGGAAAAGGAAATGCAGGGTCAAAAGGGAAACACATCCGCATTATTTGGTAGCACAAAAgtggaattttttttctaataaagtTTGGCAACTGAATGTTGAATAAATGATTTCAGCTGAGCATTATCACTTTTATTAGTCTGAATGGTTACCAAAGAATCAACAAGAAATATCAGAAGCAATACTATAAAGTTTCATTTTCTGTCAAGTGACAAGGGTCCCCAATTTAGAGTTGTAGCTTGTTTAGCAAATAAATTGTGATGAACATTTAACTTAGTATATTTCATATAACATTTAACAATAATTTAAGCCTCTAACTTGTCTTGCAGACCAATTAGGGCATTTTATGAAACCAAGAATTATATAATAAGTGGTGTATTTTGCTAACATATCACTGATCAACTGCTGAAAGAAAAATTGTTCAACATAGTAACAACTCTTTTTCCTACATAAAATTTGAAGGAAATTTGGATGGATCCCAGATTAAATTAAATACATATGAGCAACACACCACAGTGCTTAAACTGGCCCCTTTTCTTCAGCAGAAGAACAGTTACATGCTGATTTTTTGTCCAAACTATTATTTGCCTGTCTTTTCAGAATCACAATAATTTAGTTGTGATTgtgggcaattaaaaaaaatctaaacaatcAGCATATGATATAAATGGCTTGTTTAAgcaatttgtaaaataaatattaataatgtaATATACTTGGGTCCTGAATTGCTCTTATGAGAGATCTGCTCAGTTCTTTAAATAAAGCAAGGAGAACTAGCCATCTTTCTCTTTTCATATGAATACAGTATAATTCTgaatttatttaatgtttttatttatatcccaattacattttacaaataacttaaggcagcaaacatatccaacacaccttcctcctcctattttcctcacaacaatcctGTTAGGTGAATTTGGAGGACAGAGggtgactggctcaagatcacccagctggctttcatgactaaagcaGAACTACAAAtcatagtctcctagtttcttgcatggtgccttaactactagactaaACTGGATCACTACAATATCACAATTTAATTGCAGTTTATGAGGTGCAGGAAATTCCTGAGGCAAATCAAATCTGGTCCCTCCAGAATCATCTATAGATGAAGACAAATCTTGAAAAATAAGTTTCCCTCTCCATCCAATTCTGGAATTTAAATGAGGAACTAGCACAGTGAATATAGTATTTCTCCTAAAACTTGTATGTCTTTTATTGTGTCTTGCAAGAATTTATATTAGTTGTTATGGGAAAGAAGTTTCCCAAGGTGTGTGATGCCTGCGTAGTTTATTGTATACACACTGGCAGTATTAAAAATTTATGTTTGGTGTAACTAGAGGGATAGGGCCAGATCAGTTTTCAAGATAAATCGTCAAGGTCTTCTCAGAggttataaaatataaagatggTGGCCAAAGCTATATGTTCTACTGGCTGCTTTTTGTTTTTACTTCCTTGTAAATCAGAATCAAAGCCACAATATTCCCTGTGACATTCTATATAGAAATAAATGTTGGACTTTAAAGAAGCACGATAGGAAGAATAATGATACCTTTGAacattggtgttggagaagacagctgagaaTACCATGGATGTCAACCTCACGTGTCGTCACagcgtgatgtattgggactttctccccaccctttgctaaaccgggtgtgggcatggccagcacgtggcCACAGGCCAGGAGATTGACAGTCCTGCCATGGacagtcaagaaaacaaacaaatggataatcaaacaaatcaacccagaattcTCAATTAAGGCACCAATGACCAGtctcaaattattctactttatGATTATAACTATgatcataattttatttatttatttatgattataATTCTACTTTATAACTATGATTATAACTGATCTATGATACCAGGTATGATCTATCGCTTTTGCtgttgtatgtacattgagagcttatgtaCCGGAGGCAAATTCTTTGTgtatccaatcatacttggctaataaagaattcgatttagatcaggggtgggttcctgccagttctaacctcttctatagaagaggttccacaaatctacagtgctgtgtagaaccggttccagctccctccctccgcctgtctgcacatcatcaagatgaagatcgagaggaggaattctgggagttgaagtccacacgtcttaaagctgttaagtttgaatatccctggggtttttttccctaaagggttaggggtgcaagggtcttgtaacttgagggctttaagacttgcacacttcaatgccagagttcctgagccaacatgactggaggaggaattctgggagttgaagtccacaagtcttaaagctattaagtttgaacacccctgggggttttttccctaaagggttaggggtgcaagggtcttgtaacttgacggctttaagacttgcgtgcttcaaatgccagagtttctgagccaacattttggttgctaagcaagagcgttgttaagtgagtttcaccacattttacaagttggccacgcccacccagtcacatgactgccaagccacgcccacctggtcatatggccagcaagccactcccacccagtcacatggtcagcaagccactcccacaaagctgaccacacctacagaagaggttctaaaatttttgaaacccacccctgatttagatacatcatgtgaagacctagctctctggagaaagctgtaaaaatggaaaaaaataaaagaaagatgaCAGCAGtgaggtggatggactcagtttcAGGGGTTATGAGTGCCCTGTTGGGGCACTTGAAAGAACAGGTTAggatagatcatcatggagaaaatctatctatgtggttgctaggagtTAAAAATGACTTGCTAATCATTAGTGTAGACAACCCAGATTATGGAATGCTATAAAGAATCATAGggatttgggggcaatatgagaCCATAAGGCTTCAGTCCAGCTCAGAAGAGACATGGCAAAACCTGTGTTTGGTTTACACTGTGACTTGTATCCAGAGTTCTGGCCATTCTTCAGTTGTTCACCAGATGGACTAAGGGAAGTATCAGCCCAACACATTTGCACCTAAGCTGTATCAAATCTTTCATAAGCTGCATCCataaacttttaatttttatccaaaaACAGATATCCCCTATTTTGTTCTACGTGCTGACAATTCAGGTGGTGCTGCCACAATTCCATTTTTATGAATGTATCCCATTAACCTCATTTGTGTTTACACATGGAAACGaataaagaatataataaattatCTATCTCAacacttgttattttttttgtatcaGGTATATAGTATCTATTTTCATTTGTAATAGGACAGGTACCTGTTTCATAATGGAGATAGGAAGAAGAGTTGTATTAGTCTTTGCAACAGAGCAGACATGGAGTCTGCCAGTACTTTGGAGATTTAAACAACTTTATTGAGGCATAAGATTTTGTGATGAGCAGCTTGCTTCATTAGGTCCTTTTCACAAAGCTTATGTCCTAATAAATTGGTTAGTCTTAAAGGTGGTACCAGATTTTTTAACTTTCTATTTCGTATTTGTGTCTGTCAATGTGTTATTTATATTCTGTTGTGTGCTATTCCATTTTGTTTTCTCTCTATCTCAAGGCTCCATTATTTCTGTCCTTTAATGCCAGATGAATTGGGTAGAGcagttacaatagcaatagcagttagacttatatactgcttcatagggctttcagccctctctaagcggtttacagagtcagcgtattgcccccaacaacaatccgggtcctcattttacccacctcggaaggatggaaggctgagtcaaccctgagccggtgagatttgaacaaccgaactgcagaactgcagtcagctgaagtagcctgcagtgctgcatttaaccactgcgccacctcggctcttatcttagTGGCTGATGCTGTGGAGAAAAATCAACAGTATCTGATgttgcttctcttctcttcctcttcctcttcgcaggtcatagtgcagtggtgggtttcaaattttttttagaacctcttctgtaggtgtggcctgctttgtgggagtgaccatgtgaccgggtgggagtggcttgccagctatgtgaccaggtgggggtggcttgtcagccatgtgactgacggaagtggcttggcagtcatgtgactgggtgggcgtggccaacttgtaaaatatggtgaaactcacttaacaacgctcttgcttagcaaccaaaatgttggctcagaaactctggcatttgaagcatggaagtcttaaagctgtcaagttacaagacccttgcacccttaaccctttagggaaaaaaccccaggggtattcaaacttgacagctttaagacttgtggacttcaactcccagaattcctcctccagtcatgttggctcaggaactctggcactgaagtgtgcaagccttaaagctgtcaagttacaagagccttgcacccctaaccctttagaaaaaaacacgccaggggtgttcaaacttgacagctttaagacttgtggacttcaactcccagaattcctcctctcgctcttcatcttggtgatgtgtggacgggtggggagggaggtagctggaaccggttctaaacagcactgtagatttgtggaacctcttctatagaagagattaaaactggcaggaacccacccctgtcataGTGTCATATAAGAAAATTAAATCCAGAGGTTATAGTTCTTCAACTAAAGTTTTTGCATTCATCCTCTGCAGCTGCAGATAATTTAACCTAATCATAATTCTCCCTGGTTTACTGTCATTGCTATACACTAATTTGAAAAAGGATCAGGAGGAGCCTGAAGGCGCATGAAAATCTTGGAAAAAACATTTTTCCTCAACATATATCAGATGTGGAAAATGGGGCACTTGTTGCTTTAGCTTAGGAATGCTTGAATCAAATATGTCTTGGCCAACTTTTCAAGTGGCTTTTAAAAATTCAGTAGACTTTGGCACCAGCAAAGAAACATCTGCTCCACTTTAATCCAGTTTCTGGTCTTCTTTGAACAAGGTGCTCCAAGTACATTTATTTACTGGCAATATTTGTAGTCTGCCCAATGCTAATGGACTCTAACTTTTCAACCTGAAAGCACAAGAAAACACTACCAAGGGCCTTAAAGGTAACAGCTTGCACTTTGCTTTAAGCTTGAAGGCACCCAAACGTTAAGTCTTCTAAACAAGGAAAGGCCATATGTGCCATCTCACAGCTAAACCATATTGTGGGCAATAGATTTATAGAAGCAGAAAGCAGATGCTTGCCAAATTGATTCCAAGAAAATGTAGCATAGGATAGGATTGGCACAGTTGAAACCAACAGCAGAGGGCAGACTTTGAATAGTCATATTATGCTCCTTGATTTGATATGTGTGTAGGTGTGTATCCATGCTTTTATCACACTGATATACTGCCTCATACattgccttttgttctttaaacatttctctttttcaaGATCTCAATAATTCCATCCAGCCACAACCTTGTGAGGCTTCTCGTTCCTCTCATTCCATTCATTCCTCC from Thamnophis elegans isolate rThaEle1 chromosome 8, rThaEle1.pri, whole genome shotgun sequence includes these protein-coding regions:
- the C8H8orf37 gene encoding protein C8orf37 homolog encodes the protein MADDLDALLDEVENKFCRLSRRDCSERLRASQSRKRDRFLEKEDEAEAEAAAAGERARFTKILTKGASEEEDIDEIIKDIDESTYIRNFTKQTPRLFNSASENNNTSIQTHGKKCCPVYLGGSTAPHGIGTNISQRTCDQLRCTACDFRVLHYNDYQWDKSCDYLFFRNNMPEFSKLKTKMLMKKGSRAYACQCTWRSIDELTDLTMDRQLRWVCSKHIG